The Gracilimonas sp. genome includes a region encoding these proteins:
- a CDS encoding DUF262 domain-containing HNH endonuclease family protein, with product MNTNSKANLSTLFKDRIYIVPNYQRGYSWTPSNVKDLLKDVENAINLGVPHYMGTVALHKQEERIDIDDYTEWDQFHVVDGQQRFTTLIMIISELINRIEGEDVERLIEQYLKIRGQYIFRYEVDEINNQFFRSRILNLENSTTDEKNLYSVNFLKAKEAISTYFDNFEKDYYVKFLKKLRRDLYFNEFTVENLTQVSIVFETINNRGLSLSTLELVKNRLLYLLGKSSERENSKKNTGKRDATNFKSLIDNFNREWGNLLKNLTLPNKVLSEDEFLRYHWRMYRGYETEISIKNQILKEEFTVDQLVSQDNYIGKIDEYAKSLATYSLYWKYINHPESPDAFDFILDGNQRKKIKTQLVRLKRLNTATINPLLLVGADISREEPEFYIRLLKLCELFSFRVYEMNRRRSDVGLSTFAGAANQLFEAYNNGNVKTIDEAKSDSIKKLKSNISEYGNWQKFESEIEELFRSEKKSGYYSWKGLLYALYEYEEILRGNEAPKLDYNEITKENSVEHIYPQTPDHEYWTDRFGDFNNDERKRKLHSLGNFLLLTKGKNSRIKNYPFDKKIAEYKMSNYSANELAKNHSNNEWTPEKIEERESKLLQFIYDRWDFDKINNAVLAEDEKEYIEDEEELSIETDK from the coding sequence ATGAACACGAATAGCAAAGCGAACCTATCTACTTTATTCAAAGATAGAATCTATATTGTTCCAAATTATCAGAGAGGATATTCCTGGACGCCTTCAAATGTAAAAGACCTATTAAAAGATGTAGAAAATGCGATAAATCTTGGGGTGCCACATTACATGGGCACTGTAGCATTACATAAACAAGAAGAACGTATTGATATTGATGACTACACGGAATGGGATCAATTTCATGTAGTTGATGGTCAACAGCGTTTTACGACTTTAATTATGATCATCAGTGAATTGATTAATCGAATTGAAGGAGAGGATGTTGAAAGGTTAATCGAGCAGTATTTGAAGATAAGAGGACAGTATATATTTCGGTACGAAGTGGATGAGATTAACAATCAATTTTTCAGATCCAGAATACTCAATCTGGAAAATAGTACTACAGATGAGAAAAACTTGTATTCAGTAAATTTTCTAAAAGCTAAAGAGGCAATATCTACATATTTCGATAATTTTGAGAAAGATTATTATGTGAAATTTCTAAAAAAACTCCGCAGGGATCTTTACTTCAATGAATTCACAGTTGAAAATCTAACACAAGTCAGTATAGTATTTGAAACGATAAATAACCGTGGATTATCATTGTCTACCTTGGAGCTGGTCAAAAATAGATTGCTGTATCTATTAGGAAAATCATCTGAGCGGGAAAACAGCAAAAAGAATACAGGGAAAAGAGATGCAACAAATTTTAAGTCATTAATTGACAATTTTAACAGAGAGTGGGGAAACCTCTTAAAAAATCTAACACTTCCAAATAAAGTATTAAGCGAGGATGAATTTTTAAGGTATCATTGGAGAATGTACAGAGGGTATGAAACGGAGATTTCAATAAAGAATCAGATTTTAAAAGAAGAATTTACTGTAGATCAACTCGTCAGTCAGGATAATTACATTGGTAAAATAGATGAGTACGCAAAAAGTCTAGCTACCTATTCATTGTATTGGAAATATATAAATCATCCAGAGTCGCCGGATGCATTTGATTTTATACTCGATGGAAATCAAAGAAAAAAAATTAAAACCCAGCTTGTCCGCTTAAAGAGATTAAATACAGCAACGATTAATCCACTACTACTTGTCGGTGCCGATATTTCCAGGGAAGAGCCAGAGTTTTATATTAGACTCTTGAAATTATGTGAACTGTTTTCGTTTCGAGTTTATGAAATGAATAGACGTCGATCTGATGTAGGGCTTTCGACATTTGCAGGAGCAGCAAATCAGCTATTTGAGGCTTATAATAATGGTAACGTTAAGACAATTGACGAAGCGAAATCTGATTCTATTAAAAAATTAAAGTCAAACATCAGTGAGTATGGAAATTGGCAAAAGTTTGAAAGCGAAATTGAAGAGCTTTTTAGGTCAGAAAAGAAAAGTGGATACTATTCGTGGAAGGGACTTCTTTATGCCTTATATGAATATGAAGAAATTTTAAGAGGTAATGAGGCTCCAAAATTAGACTATAATGAAATCACAAAGGAAAATTCTGTAGAACATATATATCCACAAACACCTGACCATGAATACTGGACGGATAGATTTGGTGATTTTAATAATGATGAGCGAAAAAGGAAATTACATTCATTAGGTAACTTTCTGCTTTTAACAAAGGGTAAAAACTCAAGAATCAAAAATTATCCATTTGACAAAAAAATAGCTGAGTATAAGATGAGTAATTATTCTGCTAATGAATTGGCAAAAAACCATTCAAATAATGAGTGGACCCCTGAAAAGATTGAAGAAAGAGAGAGTAAGCTTTTGCAATTCATATATGATCGATGGGATTTTGATAAGATCAATAATGCAGTGTTGGCAGAGGATGAAAAGGAATATATAGAAGATGAAGAAGAATTAAGTATTGAGACTGACAAATAG
- a CDS encoding MBL fold metallo-hydrolase, with product MLPVLNGDCISINFLGNDQNRHNIIIDGGFQGTYQNTLKQEVQRVKEGEELIDLLVVTHTDQDHIGGIIKLIQDYGEEGLIKKVWYNSSSGDPNLDFSGMISIKDGIKLRELLLELGFLEDIQITNELDSLDLAGAKLSVVSPGSKELDRVIDEFEKFSSEESMISLTEPDHGFSVERLIENEFNEGDQLYNASSIGLLMSLCDIKVLLLSDCVPSVIIKWLKEKGYSESNKLKVDYMSMPHHGSKRNINDEMISLIECENFLISANGLNRYNLPHKESLARIVHSSISSNPKFYFNYDNEVLRSIFTKQEIEDYNISCFYGDHSKNGLTITN from the coding sequence ATGTTACCAGTTCTAAATGGAGATTGTATTTCAATAAACTTTCTCGGCAATGATCAAAATAGACATAACATAATAATAGATGGTGGTTTTCAAGGGACTTATCAGAATACTTTAAAGCAAGAAGTGCAGCGAGTTAAAGAGGGAGAGGAATTAATTGATCTACTTGTTGTAACTCACACTGATCAAGATCATATCGGAGGAATAATAAAACTTATCCAAGATTATGGAGAAGAGGGGTTGATAAAAAAAGTATGGTATAATTCTTCCTCTGGCGATCCTAATCTTGATTTTTCAGGCATGATTAGTATAAAAGATGGAATAAAGCTACGTGAATTATTATTAGAGCTTGGATTTCTTGAGGATATTCAAATTACAAATGAGTTAGACTCATTAGATTTAGCAGGTGCAAAACTTTCAGTTGTTTCTCCTGGTAGTAAAGAACTTGATAGAGTTATTGATGAGTTTGAAAAATTTAGTTCAGAAGAATCAATGATATCTTTGACTGAACCAGATCATGGATTTTCAGTAGAAAGATTAATTGAAAATGAATTTAATGAAGGTGATCAGCTCTATAATGCCTCAAGTATTGGTTTGCTAATGAGTTTGTGCGATATTAAAGTGCTTTTGTTATCTGATTGCGTGCCGTCAGTTATAATAAAATGGCTTAAAGAGAAAGGGTACTCAGAGAGTAATAAACTCAAAGTTGACTACATGTCAATGCCTCATCATGGAAGTAAGAGGAATATAAATGATGAGATGATTTCACTAATAGAATGTGAGAATTTTTTGATCAGCGCAAATGGATTGAATCGATATAATTTACCACATAAAGAAAGTTTAGCAAGAATTGTTCACAGTTCGATTAGTAGTAATCCTAAGTTTTATTTTAATTACGATAACGAAGTTTTAAGATCAATTTTTACAAAACAAGAAATAGAAGACTACAATATATCGTGCTTCTACGGGGATCATTCTAAAAATGGACTCACTATCACCAATTGA